Within the Candidatus Neomarinimicrobiota bacterium genome, the region CGATTCCTGTGTTGAAATCGGCATTGGTAACAATTCTATGGGCGTTAAGAGTTTCATTTTAGAAGTTTCAATGCGTCCTGTGTTTTAATAAATTTTGCTCCTTTCTTTTTCATCTGTTCAATTGCTTCTTTACCTCCAGCTTCCGTTACGGGTTTTATTGCATCTTCTATTACATAGACATTTTTTTTCATATCTAACAGACCAATTACAGCTGACTTTACGCAATAGTCCGTTGCAACACCAAAGACTATAAAATTTTCATAGTTTTTAAAAATTTTTTCTGCATTCGGATTTTCAAAAACTGTGTAACTTTGTTTTTCGAAATATATTTCACCTTTGTGATTAATTACTTTTTCTAATTCGTCTTCAGTATATTCTCGATTTTCAACATATATTGGGTTAAGTGGTTTGGTTTCAGGTATTTTTTTCTGTCCTTTTTCGCCTTTTATGCAATGTAATGGAAAGGGTCCACCTACAGTATTCATTTCTGGGTCATCTGTTTTATGGGCATCTACAGAACCCAATATTTTGATATTTTCCTTTCTTGCAATATTAATCAGCCTCTTAAGGTTGTCTATAATATTAATAGAATCAGGGACATAAAGTCTTCCTTCGGGATTCATGAAGTCAAATTGGGAATCAATATCAATAAAAGCAGTTTTACTTTTGTCCATTATGAATCTTTAAAAATTAATTCCTGAATCAACATATACGTATTTAATTTAATATTTGAATATTTTATATGAAAGGACAAATTGGGGAAAAGTATTGCTATTTAACTGGCGTATTTGGAAGCTGAGAATAAACTGGGGAAGAATTAACTTTCTTGAATCTGACTTTACTTTTATTATAATTAGCACAGTCATTCCCAAGGGTAATTTAACCCCTGAGATTATAGCTACGATTAAATATGTATCTGATCCACAGATTTCGCCTGATTCTAATAATATAGCTTTTGTAGATACGGAGATTGACATGAATAGTTCAAAGAATTATAGTAGTTCCAATATATGGATTGTTCCGACAGATGGAAGCGAGAAACCACGAAAGTATACTTTTTCAGATAAGGATGAGAAAATGCCTCGCTGGTTTCCTGATGGAAAATATCTGGTTTTCTTTCAAATCATGATGATGGGGATACATATCAGATTTACATAATGAGAACTGATGGTGGAGAAGCTTACAAATTGACGAATCATAGTGGTGGAGTAGTTAATTACAAGTGGGGGAAAAATTCTAATACTATATTTTTCGTTGCGATCGATTCGCTTACAAAGTTTGAAAAGGAAAGAAAGGAGAAAAAAGATGATGAGATAATACTGGATTATAACTATAAATCCTGTAGACTATATGAGATTGATATACAGTCAAGAGAGATTAAATTATTAACCGAAGATAAACAAAATGTTAACGATTTTGGTTGGGAGGCTCAGTGATATGGTGGTACAGACCATAGACAGGATTAAGTGAGGGGGTTATAGAATTTTTGCCGAATAATTTGTCGAGGATTATTCGTAGAATCCCTGTTCGTGAGTGGAGGCATGAATGCGATACTTGGGGATATTTTATAATCTTTCAGGATATTTACCGGGGTTTTGAATTTTTTATATGAGTTTTCCCCCAGGGAATTGAAATAGAATTGATAAAATGAAGCTTTATTAAGGAAATCTTTTATTGAGCTGAATGATTCTATGCAGTGGAATTCGTCTTCGATTAATCTATGAGAGGATTCTACATCGGCATTAGCATTGGGGTAATGTGTCCGTAGAATCCCTAATCGGGAGTGGTATATATTTCACCTTAGCATTCCAATTCTTTTCGACATATTTTTTATATCCTCTGTTGTGATGTATTCTTATCCCACTAAACTCAGAGCCGTTATCAACTTGAATTGTTATTTTTTCTGGATCAATTCCATGCTTGGATATCCGTAGGATCCCTAATCGGGAGATGCTCAAACAATAATTTCACAGAGATTATTGTCGATGTTACACTTTTCTCATATGTATAGAAATAAAAGAGTGTTCCAGAGCGTACATCCCTTGCTGTGATTTGATATCTTGGTAGTCTGTATTTGCAGTAGTATTTAAAAAACTCTGGTATATCATCAAGATATTTTACATCCATCTGTATCACCTCAAAAGGTTTTAATCAATCACTCCCTTCTGAAATCGTATAATATTATCTTTGCTTTTAGTTTTTTATTTGCTATGATACTATCCGTAGGATCTCTAATCGGGATAGGTCATGTTTTTTCTCCTTATCTTTGATTCCTTTTCTAAATATCTCAAAGAGCATAGCCTGTCCACGGGCTATGCTCTCATCATTCATTACACTTAATTTAATCAATTCTACCGTACCACTATATGCATGAACTTTCCCGTAAAGCAGTTATAAAAATCTTGATTTTTAGATAATGGATTAATATCTTAGAAAAACAGGGTTTTTCGCATTTAATAGTTCAATCTAGAGGATTGTGGCGCGTGATTTTTCATAAAGTAAAAAGGGAAATAGGAAAGGATGAAATTGATAACAGGTTAGCTAAAATTAACTGACGTTAAATTTATGTTGCGTGATGGATTATATGAGTTAGATTACATAGAGGATACTATCTTGGGGGAGCTCTCCCATTTTTTAAGTGCGAATGTCGACAAGACTACAAAATTTTGTTGTGTTGATGTCCCTGTACCAAGATCTAGGACAGGGTGTGTTAGAAATTTGAAGAATAAGCTGGAAGAATCTAGAAAAATTACTGTCTATATTCGTCCATATTTAGCGTTGCGAAGTACTTCGTTTGTAGAAGTAATTTTTGCTGCCCTTTGTTTTTTTTCTATTTATATTTTTTGGCGTAATTTAGAAGTTTAAGGGAGGAGATTTATGTTAAGTTATAAGGCCAGATTTGTTAAAGTGGGCGATTTTTATACTATACTGTTTATTTTCGCTCTTCTTATAATGACGGTTTATAGATACTGTGGTAAAGCGAACAATGATAGAGTAGTGATAAATAGTAATGAAAGTGTCATTGCAGTTAACAGATATGGGATAATTGTTAAGGA harbors:
- a CDS encoding cysteine hydrolase, whose amino-acid sequence is MDKSKTAFIDIDSQFDFMNPEGRLYVPDSINIIDNLKRLINIARKENIKILGSVDAHKTDDPEMNTVGGPFPLHCIKGEKGQKKIPETKPLNPIYVENREYTEDELEKVINHKGEIYFEKQSYTVFENPNAEKIFKNYENFIVFGVATDYCVKSAVIGLLDMKKNVYVIEDAIKPVTEAGGKEAIEQMKKKGAKFIKTQDALKLLK
- a CDS encoding PD40 domain-containing protein produces the protein MLFNWRIWKLRINWGRINFLESDFTFIIISTVIPKGNLTPEIIATIKYVSDPQISPDSNNIAFVDTEIDMNSSKNYSSSNIWIVPTDGSEKPRKYTFSDKDEKMPRWFPDGKYLVFFQIMMMGIHIRFT